Proteins from a single region of Papaver somniferum cultivar HN1 unplaced genomic scaffold, ASM357369v1 unplaced-scaffold_79, whole genome shotgun sequence:
- the LOC113344722 gene encoding receptor-like protein EIX2 has translation MNSFNKATQMTSFRLLVINLHFLFCLLISVTEFPLTCHGCHEQDRSALLDFKFSLIDPANRLASWEDSYQHQNCCNWYGVGCSYDSFRVISVSLRNTVYENYLRERSVTFDGRNISLTGNFPPSLFRIPHLEYIDLSYNDFQGTQIPLQLSNLTKLSHLDLSYSNIGSSISTQFNNLSSLHYLDLSENLNLQPSSVKWVRGLVNLQVLNLSGIDLYTFSQEILGEHISHLSNLRDLDLSRCNISSTTIPNFHNLSFLSSLNMNSNSLNSRIPVQLANLTSLSNLDLYGCGLQGSVPYLPQLKVLDVSHNPSLNPDLTRMFQHQWPKLQKLSISNTNISGSISNAPMLVSLDAAGCSIQGSLPSWIYSLKLLTNLHLSGNKFQGPISNSISNLKFLTNLDLSRNNFQGPIPGSICELISLRELDLGSNNITGTIPSCISNLHNLRFFYVNNNSIEGSVSLKSLINDLNLMAIDLSSNRLTVGIDQNISLYSKFKLEYLSLNSCNLKGSIPTFICKLSHLWNFDLSHNNLTGVIPSCISKLKNLASFDVSNNTLSGKISIEVGKRLSNCYTINLAGNQLSGSIPSSICSKSSRSSLQIVDLSNNRFSGVIPNTLGYCKDLQSLNLGSNNLTGNVPNEIEKLESLGYLQLQDNYLDGTLLNFIGKLPSLVVLNLANNQFEGNIPTALFGAQHSLLSIISLRSNKFNGSIPDEIQNLNQLQILDLSHNNFSGHIPKQLGGYWMNLTGASQYLMDVYGIQLQMVINGIMLQFERIYTYTSGLDLSWNMLDGNIPTEIGRLSGLARLNLSHNHFSGSIPANIGDMSKLASLDLSFNRLSGKIPQSLTSLDSLGVFNLSYNELSGEIPKGIHFSTLGGDGWSFVGNALLCGEPTKNVCEVEEDDKKDDREDDQENYQEDTNEKLILYSIISLGFILGFWGLFFVMLIKKEKWWFPYWRFIDSIVAVIIRCIQRESL, from the coding sequence ATGAATTCATTCAATAAGGCTACTCAAATGACATCATTTCGTCTCCTTGTCATCAATCTTCATTTTTTGTTCTGTTTATTGATCAGCGTCACTGAATTTCCACTAACCTGTCATGGATGTCATGAACAGGATAGAAGTGCTCTCCTTGATTTcaaattctctttgattgatcCTGCAAATCGTTTGGCATCATGGGAAGATAGCTACCAACATCAAAATTGCTGTAATTGGTATGGAGTTGGATGTTCATATGACTCTTTTCGGGTCATCTCCGTCAGTCTTCGAAACACAGTCTATGAAAATTACCTCAGAGAACGTTCAGTCACATTCGATGGACGAAACATTTCACTAACAGGTAACTTCCCTCCTTCCCTCTTTAGAATTCCTCATCTCGAGTATATTGATCTTTCCTACAACGATTTCCAGGGAACACAAATTCCGCTCCAGCTTTCCAATCTAACAAAACTTTCTCATCTTGATCTCTCCTACTCCAACATTGGTTCATCAATTTCAACACAATTCAACAACCTTTCATCTCTACATTACCTTGATTTATCTGAGAATTTGAACTTACAACCATCATCTGTAAAATGGGTGAGAGGGTTAGTTAATTTACAGGTGTTAAATTTGAGTGGTATTGATCTATATACATTTTCACAAGAAATTTTGGGTGAGCATATATCTCATCTTTCCAATCTCAGAGATCTTGATCTCTCAAGGTGTAATATATCTAGCACAACTATTCCCAATTTTCACAATCTTTCTTTTCTATCTTCTCTTAATATGAATTCTAATTCACTCAATTCCCGAATCCCAGTACAACTTGCGAATTTAACTTCACTTTCTAATCTCGACTTGTATGGTTGTGGATTACAAGGTTCTGTACCTTATCTTCCTCAGCTGAAAGTGCTCGATGTTAGTCATAATCCTAGTCTTAATCCTGATCTAACTAGGATGTTTCAACATCAGTGGCCTAAGCTTCAAAAACTTAGCATATCAAATACTAATATAAGCGGATCAATTTCAAATGCACCGATGTTGGTCAGTCTTGATGCCGCTGGTTGTTCAATTCAAGGATCTTTGCCTTCTTGGATCTACAGTCTAAAGCTCCTAACCAATCTCCACTTGTCTGGCAATAAATTCCAAGGTCCCATATCAAATTCAATATCCAACCTAAAATTCCTAACCAATCTCGACTTGTCTCGCAATAATTTCCAAGGTCCCATACCAGGTTCAATATGTGAGCTCATTTCTCTTCGAGAACTTGATTTAGGAAGTAATAATATAACAGGAACCATACCAAGTTGCATATCGAATCTTcataaccttaggtttttttatGTCAATAATAACTCAATTGAGGGAAGCGTTTCATTGAAATCTCTGATTAACGATCTAAATCTAATGGCCATAGATCTGAGCTCAAATAGGCTTACGGTAGGTATAGATCAAAATATCAGTTTGTACTCTAAATTCAAACTAGAGTATTTGTCTTTGAATTCTTGCAATCTAAAAGGATCCATCCCTACTTTCATCTGTAAATTGAGTCATCTTTGGAATTTTGACTTGTCTCATAATAACCTGACAGGAGTTATTCCTTCTTGtatctcaaaactcaaaaatctcgCTTCATTTGATGTATCAAATAATACACTCAGTGGTAAAATCTCAATAGAAGTTGGAAAAAGACTATCTAATTGTTACACCATCAATCTAGCTGGAAATCAACTTTCGGGTTCAATTCCCTCTTCTATATGTTCAAAAAGTTCACGATCTTCTCTTCAAATAGTTGACCTCTCAAACAACAGATTCTCAGGGGTTATACCAAATACCTTAGGGTATTGTAAAGATCTTCAATCACTAAACCTTGGGAGCAATAATCTCACAGGAAATGTTCCAAATGAGATTGAAAAGTTAGAATCATTGGGATATCTTCAACTGCAGGACAACTATCTCGATGGTACTCTTCTCAACTTCATCGGTAAACTCCCTTCATTGGTAGTTCTTAACTTAGCGAATAACCAATTCGAAGGAAATATACCAACGGCACTATTTGGTGCACAACACTCTCTCTTAAGTATCATTTCTTTAAGGTCAAACAAGTTCAATGGATCAATTCCTGatgaaattcaaaatttgaaccaACTGCAAATTTTGGATTTATCGCACAACAATTTCTCCGGCCATATTCCTAAGCAATTAGGAGGCTACTGGATGAATTTAACAGGCGCATCTCAATATCTTATGGATGTGTATGGAATTCAATTGCAGATGGTGATCAATGGGATCATGTTGCAATTTGAAAGAATATACACTTATACCTCGGGATTGGATCTGTCTTGGAACATGCTTGATGGTAACATTCCAACAGAGATAGGTCGGTTAAGCGGACTTGCAAGGCTCAATTTGTCCCACAATCATTTTTCGGGTAGCATACCTGCGAATATTGGAGATATGTCTAAGTTAGCTTCCCTGGACTTAAGTTTCAATAGACTATCCGGGAAAATCCCACAATCGTTAACATCACTGGACTCTCTTGGGGTTTTTAACCTATCTTACAATGAGTTGAGTGGTGAAATTCCAAAAGGGATTCACTTTAGCACGTTGGGTGGTGATGGATGGTCTTTTGTTGGGAATGCATTATTGTGTGGAGAACCTACAAAGAATGTTTGTGAAGTGGAAGAAGACGATAAAAAAGACGATCGAGAAGATGATCAAGAAAATTACCAAGAAGATACAAatgagaaattgatattgtatAGTATTATTTCTTTGGGGTTTATATTGGGATTTTGGGGTCTATTCTTTGTGATGCTTATAAAAAAGGAGAAATGGTGGTTTCCATATTGGAGATTTATCGATTCTATTGTAGCTGTGATCATAAGATGTATTCAAAGAGAATCATTATAA